In Neofelis nebulosa isolate mNeoNeb1 chromosome 7, mNeoNeb1.pri, whole genome shotgun sequence, the following proteins share a genomic window:
- the WDR20 gene encoding WD repeat-containing protein 20 isoform X11: MATEGGGKEMNEIKTQFTTREGLYKLLPHSEYSRPNRVPFNSQGSNPVRVSFVNLNDQSGNGDRLCFNVGRELYFYIYKGVRKTASSWRV; this comes from the coding sequence ATGGCgacggagggaggagggaaggagatgaACGAGATTAAGACCCAATTCACCACTCGGGAAGGTCTGTACAAGCTGCTGCCGCACTCGGAGTACAGCCGGCCCAACCGGGTGCCCTTCAACTCGCAGGGATCCAACCCCGTCCGCGTCTCCTTCGTAAACCTCAACGACCAGTCTGGCAACGGCGACCGCCTCTGCTTCAATGTGGGCCGGGAGCTCTACTTCTATATCTACAAGGGGGTCCGCAAG
- the WDR20 gene encoding WD repeat-containing protein 20 isoform X12 produces the protein MATEGGGKEMNEIKTQFTTREGLYKLLPHSEYSRPNRVPFNSQGSNPVRVSFVNLNDQSGNGDRLCFNVGRELYFYIYKGVRKTIP, from the coding sequence ATGGCgacggagggaggagggaaggagatgaACGAGATTAAGACCCAATTCACCACTCGGGAAGGTCTGTACAAGCTGCTGCCGCACTCGGAGTACAGCCGGCCCAACCGGGTGCCCTTCAACTCGCAGGGATCCAACCCCGTCCGCGTCTCCTTCGTAAACCTCAACGACCAGTCTGGCAACGGCGACCGCCTCTGCTTCAATGTGGGCCGGGAGCTCTACTTCTATATCTACAAGGGGGTCCGCAAG